One Streptomyces coeruleorubidus DNA segment encodes these proteins:
- a CDS encoding ThuA domain-containing protein — MRSTSRYATGVVGAALLLGCVSGPASSQDDAEAKRVLVFSKTAGFRHDSIPEGVAAVRQLGEQGGFTVDATENAGAFTSSNLRRYDAVVFLSTTGDVLDARQQRAFEGYIRAGGAYVGVHAAADTEYDWAFYGGLAGAYFQSHPAIQPATVHVEDHAHPATSGLERAWNRTDEWYNYRSNPRERAHVLAALDESSYTGGTMQGDHPIAWCQNYQGGRSFYTGGGHTKESFAEPAFRTHLLGGIRWAIGDAEADCRPETGYRPLFDGTPASLDDWRQAGPGSFTLSDDGTLTSSGGMGMLWYATSGFSSYSLKLDWKMAGDDNSGVFVGFPPSDDPWSAVNNGYEVQIDATDAADRTTGAVYGFKSADLRKRDRALNPPGEWNTYELRVEGERLRVWLNGVQINDFTNTDPARSLVDGHIGIQNHGAEDQVSFRDIRIKELPAKVSQGD, encoded by the coding sequence ATGCGATCGACCAGCAGATACGCGACGGGTGTCGTGGGCGCGGCCCTGCTCCTGGGGTGCGTCTCGGGCCCGGCCTCGTCCCAGGACGACGCCGAGGCCAAGCGGGTCCTGGTCTTCTCCAAGACCGCCGGCTTCCGGCACGACTCCATCCCCGAGGGCGTCGCGGCGGTGCGGCAGCTCGGCGAGCAGGGCGGCTTCACGGTCGACGCGACCGAGAACGCGGGCGCCTTCACCTCGTCCAACCTGCGGCGCTACGACGCGGTCGTGTTCCTGTCCACCACGGGTGACGTCCTGGACGCGCGACAGCAGCGCGCCTTCGAGGGCTACATCCGGGCCGGCGGCGCCTACGTCGGCGTCCACGCCGCCGCCGACACCGAGTACGACTGGGCGTTCTACGGCGGCCTGGCCGGCGCCTACTTCCAGTCGCACCCGGCGATCCAGCCCGCGACGGTACACGTCGAGGACCACGCCCACCCGGCGACGTCCGGACTGGAACGGGCGTGGAACCGCACCGACGAGTGGTACAACTACCGCTCCAACCCGCGGGAGAGGGCCCACGTCCTCGCCGCCCTCGACGAGTCGTCCTACACCGGCGGCACCATGCAGGGCGACCACCCGATCGCCTGGTGCCAGAACTACCAGGGCGGCCGCTCCTTCTACACCGGCGGCGGCCACACCAAGGAGTCCTTCGCCGAACCCGCCTTCCGCACGCACCTGCTGGGCGGAATCCGCTGGGCCATCGGCGACGCCGAGGCCGACTGCCGCCCGGAGACCGGCTACCGGCCGCTCTTCGACGGCACCCCCGCCTCGCTGGACGACTGGCGGCAGGCGGGCCCGGGCTCCTTCACCCTCTCCGACGACGGCACGCTGACGTCCTCGGGCGGCATGGGCATGCTCTGGTACGCCACGTCGGGCTTCTCCTCGTACTCCCTGAAGCTCGACTGGAAGATGGCCGGTGACGACAACTCCGGTGTTTTCGTGGGCTTCCCGCCCTCGGACGACCCGTGGTCGGCGGTGAACAACGGCTACGAGGTCCAGATCGACGCGACCGACGCCGCCGACCGCACCACCGGCGCGGTGTACGGCTTCAAGTCCGCCGATCTCAGGAAGCGCGACCGTGCGCTGAACCCGCCGGGGGAGTGGAACACGTACGAGCTCCGCGTGGAGGGCGAACGCCTCCGCGTCTGGCTCAACGGCGTGCAGATCAACGATTTCACCAACACCGACCCGGCCCGGAGCCTCGTCGACGGACACATCGGCAT